From Kangiella sp. TOML190, one genomic window encodes:
- a CDS encoding metal-binding protein, which yields MCNCQQQPEFLVGNDENNPLSPLQELEWQPDKWATLNQCADCGQLWHIDIAKANEVGLCVKLTNRQAWDSLDMTQAKVQLMVNNRGGLSFDICRWKDCQSNCVKGLAFCPHHAYFEMDIKA from the coding sequence ATGTGTAATTGCCAACAACAACCAGAATTTTTGGTTGGAAATGACGAAAATAACCCTTTAAGCCCGTTACAAGAGCTTGAATGGCAACCAGATAAATGGGCTACTTTAAATCAATGTGCCGATTGTGGTCAGTTATGGCATATTGATATTGCTAAAGCCAATGAAGTTGGTTTATGTGTAAAACTCACTAATCGCCAAGCTTGGGATAGCCTTGATATGACGCAAGCCAAGGTGCAGCTGATGGTGAATAACCGTGGCGGCTTAAGTTTCGATATCTGCCGCTGGAAAGATTGCCAAAGCAACTGCGTTAAAGGCTTAGCTTTCTGTCCACATCACGCTTATTTTGAGATGGATATTAAAGCCTAA
- the pepN gene encoding aminopeptidase N, giving the protein MNQVEAIDNQTKKMPIKYRKDYQASNFVIDSVELKVELLDGYSLVSATLAIRENLERAENQFKEKSSNSDLQLNGEQLELLKVAVDGGELESDDYQVSDKHLIIKNCPQAFSLTTQVKIYPDQNTSLEGLYRSSEKYCTQCEAEGFRKITYYLDRPDIMAVFTVRIEAKKALYPHLLSNGNKIDSGDLADGRHYAVWHDPFKKPAYLFALCAGDYDLLEDQFITCSNRQIALQIFVDKGKLGQCQHAMASLKKSMQWDQDVYGLEYDLDTYMVVAVGDFNMGAMENKGLNIFNTKYVLASQVTATDQDFEDVEAVIAHEYFHNWTGNRVTCRDWFQLSLKEGLTVFRDQQFTADQTDPAVKRISDVKIIRSHQFAEDAGPMAHPIRPDSYIEMNNFYTVTVYNKGAEIIRMYHTLLGEEGFSKGMNLYFQRHDGQAVTCEDFVKAMEDANDYPLAQFRRWYAQAGTPYVKVASAYHPEQKTLTLTIKQSCPDTPGQKASDKKAFHIPIKIGLLDNLGRDMPLQLEKGSSWLDGDILQLTESEQTFVFKNLGEKPVLSLLRNFSAPVRLDYDYSDEDLCFLFAKDSDAFNRWDAGQRLLTNIIWSLYEDSLGGKALTLPAYLVSAIKDILDNAELNGQFKALALALPDIKTLIETRARLELDHLLRAHQFVKIQIAQQLEMEWLLHYQANHHIGDFKHDQKAVSQRAFANRCLSYLLVLNKAKPYQLALKQLAGANNMTDAIAAFKALMHSDFENKSEVAEQFYQKWKDEDLVIDKWLSVLATAPSDDTIAQVQQLVQHPAFSLTNPNKVRALIGAFAGANLPQFHRKDGAGYKMLTKQIKALYEVNPQVAARLTGAFNRWKKFDDERQLLMKQQLEQILALPELSRDVYEIASKALN; this is encoded by the coding sequence ATGAATCAAGTAGAAGCCATCGATAACCAAACAAAAAAGATGCCAATCAAATACCGCAAAGATTACCAAGCCAGTAACTTTGTCATCGATAGTGTCGAGCTTAAAGTGGAGCTTTTGGACGGTTATAGCTTGGTCAGTGCTACTTTAGCTATTCGCGAAAATCTTGAAAGGGCGGAAAACCAATTCAAAGAAAAATCCTCGAATAGCGACTTGCAGCTTAATGGAGAGCAGCTCGAGTTGCTAAAAGTTGCAGTTGATGGGGGTGAGCTTGAGAGTGACGATTATCAAGTAAGCGATAAACATCTTATTATTAAAAATTGTCCTCAAGCCTTTAGTCTGACGACTCAAGTTAAGATTTATCCAGACCAAAACACTTCACTGGAAGGCTTATATCGATCTTCTGAAAAATACTGTACTCAGTGCGAGGCAGAAGGTTTTCGCAAAATCACCTATTATTTGGATCGCCCTGATATTATGGCGGTTTTTACGGTTCGTATTGAAGCTAAGAAAGCCCTGTATCCGCATTTATTATCCAATGGTAATAAAATTGATTCTGGTGATTTGGCTGATGGAAGGCATTATGCGGTATGGCATGATCCCTTTAAAAAGCCGGCTTACTTGTTTGCCTTGTGTGCGGGTGATTACGATTTACTTGAAGACCAGTTTATAACTTGCTCAAATCGCCAAATCGCTCTGCAGATTTTTGTTGATAAGGGTAAGTTAGGGCAGTGCCAGCATGCGATGGCTTCGTTAAAAAAGTCGATGCAATGGGATCAAGACGTATATGGGCTAGAGTATGATTTAGACACTTATATGGTAGTCGCGGTTGGCGACTTTAATATGGGTGCGATGGAAAATAAAGGCCTAAATATATTCAATACTAAATACGTATTAGCCTCGCAAGTTACTGCCACCGATCAGGATTTTGAAGATGTTGAAGCGGTTATTGCCCACGAATACTTTCACAATTGGACTGGCAACAGAGTAACGTGTCGCGATTGGTTCCAACTAAGTCTAAAGGAAGGTTTGACGGTTTTCAGAGATCAACAATTTACTGCCGACCAAACCGATCCGGCAGTGAAGCGCATTTCAGACGTTAAAATTATCCGTTCTCATCAGTTTGCCGAAGATGCCGGTCCTATGGCGCACCCGATCAGGCCTGACTCTTACATCGAAATGAACAATTTTTATACCGTAACGGTATATAACAAGGGCGCGGAAATTATTCGTATGTATCATACTTTGCTAGGCGAAGAGGGATTTAGTAAAGGCATGAACTTGTATTTTCAACGTCATGATGGCCAGGCGGTAACCTGCGAAGATTTTGTCAAAGCCATGGAGGATGCCAATGATTATCCGCTTGCTCAGTTTCGGCGCTGGTATGCGCAAGCAGGCACTCCTTATGTCAAGGTTGCTAGCGCTTATCATCCCGAACAGAAAACCTTAACACTGACCATTAAACAGTCGTGTCCGGACACTCCTGGACAAAAAGCCAGTGATAAAAAAGCGTTTCATATCCCTATCAAAATTGGCCTTTTAGATAATTTGGGGCGGGATATGCCGTTGCAGTTGGAGAAGGGTTCGAGTTGGCTTGATGGTGATATTTTGCAACTTACAGAGTCTGAGCAAACCTTTGTGTTTAAAAACCTAGGTGAAAAGCCGGTCTTGTCATTGCTGCGTAATTTTTCGGCGCCAGTACGTTTAGACTATGATTATAGTGATGAAGATTTGTGCTTTTTATTTGCCAAGGATAGCGATGCTTTTAACCGTTGGGATGCTGGCCAGCGTTTATTAACCAACATTATCTGGTCATTATATGAAGATAGTTTGGGTGGCAAAGCGCTAACTCTACCGGCTTATTTAGTTTCGGCAATTAAAGATATTTTAGATAATGCTGAACTCAATGGTCAGTTCAAAGCTTTGGCCTTGGCGCTTCCAGATATCAAAACTTTAATTGAAACTCGTGCCCGTTTAGAGCTTGATCATTTGCTAAGAGCTCATCAATTCGTGAAAATTCAGATTGCTCAGCAACTGGAAATGGAGTGGTTGCTGCATTATCAGGCCAATCACCATATTGGTGACTTTAAGCACGATCAAAAAGCGGTATCGCAAAGGGCTTTTGCTAATCGATGCTTATCCTATTTACTGGTGCTTAATAAAGCAAAACCTTACCAGCTAGCTCTTAAACAATTGGCCGGCGCGAATAATATGACCGACGCTATCGCTGCCTTTAAAGCCCTGATGCACTCTGATTTTGAGAATAAATCGGAAGTTGCTGAGCAGTTTTATCAAAAGTGGAAGGACGAAGACTTGGTTATAGATAAATGGTTATCCGTATTAGCAACCGCGCCGAGTGATGATACAATTGCCCAGGTGCAGCAGTTGGTACAACATCCTGCTTTCAGTTTGACTAATCCAAATAAGGTTAGGGCTTTGATTGGTGCTTTTGCTGGAGCTAATTTGCCACAATTTCATCGCAAAGACGGTGCTGGCTATAAAATGCTCACCAAGCAGATTAAAGCGCTCTATGAGGTCAATCCGCAAGTGGCGGCGCGCCTAACCGGCGCTTTTAATCGTTGGAAAAAGTTTGACGATGAACGTCAATTGCTAATGAAGCAGCAGTTGGAGCAAATTCTAGCGCTACCAGAACTGTCGCGAGACGTTTACGAAATTGCTAGCAAGGCGCTGAATTAA
- a CDS encoding zinc ribbon domain-containing protein produces MSIINCRVCGKKISSRAKSCSHCGAVFSDEGKVENLENAQVMQKLKKSSRLQTLSFISVIVFLLGILLWYFEINITAYLNKSFDLKLQFGNQVLNVARYVLALGFVGYIASRFMIFYNKKK; encoded by the coding sequence ATGTCGATTATCAATTGTCGAGTTTGTGGTAAGAAAATTTCAAGTAGGGCTAAATCTTGTAGTCACTGTGGCGCGGTTTTCAGCGATGAGGGTAAGGTAGAAAATTTAGAAAATGCGCAGGTGATGCAAAAATTAAAAAAATCCAGTCGCTTACAAACCCTGTCTTTTATCTCGGTGATAGTGTTTCTTCTAGGCATTTTACTCTGGTACTTTGAGATTAATATTACTGCCTACTTAAACAAAAGCTTCGATTTGAAATTACAGTTTGGTAATCAGGTGTTAAACGTTGCTCGTTATGTCCTAGCCTTAGGCTTTGTGGGTTATATAGCTTCGAGGTTTATGATTTTTTATAATAAAAAGAAATAG
- a CDS encoding aspartate-semialdehyde dehydrogenase, which produces MKKVNLAIVGATGAVGVTMREILEERNFPVDKIFLLASERSAGERVTFQGKSTMVQKLDDFDFAQVDIALFSAGGAISKQYAPIAAQAGAAVIDNTSEFRYQDDIPLVVSEVNPEKIADYKNHGIIANPNCSTMQMMVALKPIQDAVGIRHINVSTYQAVSGSGQKAVEELAKQTAQLLNAREVKSEAYDKQIAFNVLPNIDVIQDNGYTKEEMKMVWETQKILADVDIKVSPTAVRVPVFYGHSEAIHLQTKAPIEVSAVRQLLQDAQGVELVDNMQQLDYATPVTHASGKDGVFVSRIRKDIGLENGIAMWVVSDNVRKGAALNSVQIAEILVKNYL; this is translated from the coding sequence GTGAAAAAAGTTAATTTAGCCATTGTTGGCGCGACAGGTGCGGTAGGCGTGACCATGCGCGAAATTCTGGAAGAACGCAATTTCCCGGTAGACAAGATTTTTTTATTGGCAAGTGAGCGCTCGGCTGGTGAGCGGGTTACTTTTCAAGGTAAGTCGACAATGGTGCAAAAACTGGATGATTTTGATTTTGCTCAAGTCGACATAGCACTATTTTCTGCTGGCGGTGCCATTTCTAAACAGTATGCGCCAATCGCCGCACAGGCCGGCGCAGCGGTGATCGACAATACCTCTGAGTTTCGTTATCAAGATGATATTCCGTTGGTGGTTAGCGAGGTTAATCCTGAAAAAATTGCTGATTATAAAAATCATGGAATTATCGCTAATCCTAACTGCTCGACTATGCAAATGATGGTCGCTTTAAAGCCTATTCAAGATGCCGTGGGGATTAGGCATATAAACGTTTCAACCTATCAGGCAGTTTCTGGCTCGGGTCAAAAAGCGGTGGAAGAACTTGCCAAGCAAACGGCACAACTGTTGAATGCTCGCGAAGTAAAAAGTGAGGCTTATGATAAGCAAATTGCTTTTAATGTGTTGCCGAATATCGACGTTATACAAGACAACGGCTATACCAAAGAAGAAATGAAAATGGTTTGGGAAACCCAGAAAATTCTTGCCGATGTGGATATTAAAGTCAGCCCTACAGCGGTGAGAGTGCCTGTGTTTTATGGCCATTCGGAAGCTATTCACTTGCAAACCAAAGCACCGATTGAGGTTTCTGCAGTGCGCCAGCTGTTGCAAGATGCCCAAGGAGTCGAGCTGGTGGATAACATGCAGCAGCTTGATTATGCCACGCCGGTAACCCACGCCAGCGGCAAAGATGGCGTCTTTGTCAGTCGTATTCGCAAAGATATAGGGTTGGAAAACGGTATCGCGATGTGGGTAGTGTCGGATAATGTACGCAAGGGCGCGGCATTAAACTCGGTGCAAATAGCTGAAATACTTGTAAAAAATTACCTATAA
- a CDS encoding FimV/HubP family polar landmark protein, with the protein MGQNKMQQNNKFRRLMLPMAVATAMASPSLWGLGLGEISSKTKLNQPLSAEIRLLSSKEFEQTDLKAKIASYEAYSKFGVTKDPVHNKFVFDIIEQDDGSKFIKVMSKDAIREPYINFLVELTWPQGRLLREYTVLLDPPALDNQSSQLVTPSETQAPVSSATSSLDTASQTSPSSNSTARPKESSATTNTNQTRIAFTGDSYQVQRGNTLWSIARRVKPEGASVNQTLAALYRNNPSAFINNDIDRLKAGAVLKVPTASSAQAVSRAVSYQDLKSDTASAAPLDVRKEVSEKAEASSQPQAGSLTISSVTESDTSDTSGSDILDSAAGEGVSGSNQELVATIESLKLENEQLKQQLAAVNSGSEQGLAVEDETLSVLAGSATAKDDADEALETLSLETASNENSNQAQNLDSANTDTVGTAVGEASQPEAVKSSPKQASFWQKTSFWGWLGAALAALLALFGLTAFWKKRQQELEEELVDPSFSYKANSEHQPAFTDTPMDSPEVETDPVEEADILIAQGKLEEAESKLLQTLEQEPSNHGARIKLMEVYSSNQDAASIKKVYSDFTEDFDHDSRLGLKAASLLGLFAANDAVSPAEVQIKEVELPNESQVFGDETEANELDLSEELEAAVDEAVEEASNVAEEAQSEAAEKIEDNVIEFNAEKASEDSAEPDIETVLSEDEAETKMELAKAYLDMGDEESAREILEEIAKEGSEQQRQAAADFLAEL; encoded by the coding sequence ATGGGTCAAAACAAGATGCAACAAAATAATAAATTTCGTCGGTTAATGTTGCCGATGGCAGTGGCTACGGCGATGGCATCGCCAAGCCTTTGGGGATTGGGGTTGGGTGAGATCAGTTCCAAAACTAAGCTTAACCAGCCGTTAAGTGCCGAAATTCGCTTACTCTCCTCGAAAGAGTTTGAGCAGACCGATCTAAAAGCGAAAATTGCTTCCTACGAGGCCTACAGCAAGTTTGGTGTTACCAAAGATCCGGTTCACAATAAATTTGTTTTCGACATTATCGAACAAGACGATGGCTCAAAATTCATTAAAGTGATGTCAAAGGATGCCATTCGCGAACCTTACATTAATTTTTTGGTTGAGCTGACTTGGCCACAAGGGCGTTTATTAAGAGAATATACGGTATTACTCGATCCGCCAGCGCTTGATAATCAATCTTCGCAGCTGGTGACTCCAAGCGAAACACAAGCTCCTGTGAGCTCAGCTACAAGTAGCCTCGACACAGCTAGCCAAACTAGCCCCAGCTCTAACTCTACCGCAAGGCCAAAAGAAAGCAGTGCTACAACTAATACGAATCAAACTCGAATAGCCTTTACTGGCGATAGCTATCAAGTGCAAAGGGGTAATACATTATGGAGTATTGCCAGACGAGTGAAGCCTGAAGGAGCAAGCGTCAACCAAACTTTGGCCGCTTTATACCGCAATAATCCTTCGGCATTTATTAATAATGACATTGATCGTTTAAAAGCGGGCGCTGTGTTAAAAGTGCCAACTGCAAGTTCGGCGCAAGCGGTTTCGCGCGCCGTCAGTTATCAAGATCTAAAATCGGATACCGCCTCTGCAGCGCCGCTAGATGTGCGCAAAGAGGTTAGCGAAAAAGCTGAAGCCAGTTCGCAGCCGCAAGCAGGTAGTTTGACCATTAGTAGCGTCACTGAATCAGACACTAGCGATACTTCAGGTTCGGATATTCTTGATAGCGCTGCAGGCGAAGGGGTGTCGGGATCTAACCAAGAATTAGTGGCGACGATCGAATCGCTCAAGTTGGAAAATGAGCAGCTTAAACAGCAATTAGCCGCGGTAAATAGTGGTAGCGAACAAGGATTGGCAGTGGAAGATGAAACCTTGTCGGTACTTGCTGGTTCGGCTACCGCCAAAGATGATGCTGATGAAGCTTTGGAAACTTTATCATTAGAAACTGCTAGTAATGAAAACAGTAACCAAGCACAAAACCTTGATAGTGCTAATACCGATACAGTCGGTACCGCGGTTGGCGAAGCTAGCCAGCCGGAAGCGGTAAAAAGCAGCCCAAAGCAGGCGTCATTTTGGCAAAAGACTAGTTTCTGGGGTTGGCTGGGGGCAGCGCTAGCGGCCTTATTGGCCTTGTTTGGTTTGACCGCTTTCTGGAAAAAGCGGCAGCAAGAGTTGGAAGAAGAACTGGTGGATCCAAGCTTTAGCTATAAAGCCAATAGCGAACATCAACCAGCTTTTACTGACACTCCAATGGATTCCCCTGAAGTTGAAACCGATCCAGTAGAAGAAGCGGATATTTTAATTGCTCAGGGCAAACTTGAAGAAGCTGAAAGCAAATTACTACAAACATTGGAGCAAGAGCCGTCGAATCATGGCGCGCGAATCAAATTAATGGAAGTTTATAGCTCTAACCAAGATGCGGCTAGCATCAAAAAGGTCTACAGCGATTTTACTGAAGATTTTGATCATGACTCCAGATTGGGTCTAAAAGCTGCCAGTTTGCTTGGTTTGTTTGCTGCCAATGATGCGGTTTCACCTGCTGAGGTTCAAATAAAAGAAGTGGAACTTCCCAACGAATCGCAAGTGTTTGGTGATGAAACTGAAGCGAATGAGTTGGACTTAAGTGAGGAACTCGAAGCTGCGGTTGATGAGGCAGTGGAAGAGGCCAGTAATGTGGCTGAAGAAGCCCAGTCAGAAGCTGCTGAAAAAATAGAAGATAATGTTATTGAGTTTAATGCTGAAAAAGCTTCCGAGGATTCTGCCGAGCCTGATATTGAAACGGTGCTTTCTGAAGATGAGGCCGAAACCAAAATGGAGCTGGCAAAGGCTTACTTAGATATGGGCGACGAAGAGTCTGCTAGGGAA